The DNA segment TTTGTTAAAACCCCTTGCGATTCTTTCTTAATAGTCTTTTTATTTGTTTTTTTTTGTATTTGCAACATTAAACCTTTCTAAAATTTTTATAAATTAAACAATGCAAAATTATCTGTTTAACTTATAAGCTAAAATTTATGATAATTTTACAAAAATAATGAGTTAATATCAACTGCATTTAAAAACTTTTAAATTATTATTTCTAAAAATTTTTAAGGAGTAGCGAGTGAAAAAAGAAACCAAAACTTACAGACCTAATGTCGCTGCTATTATCCTTTCTCCTAAATACCCCTTAACTTGTGAATTATTCATCGCAAGTCGGACAGATATTAAAAATGCTTGGCAATTTCCACAAGGTGGAATTGATAAATCTGAAACCCCAAAAGAAGCATTATTTCGGGAATTAAAAGAAGAGATTGGAACAAATAAAGTAGATATTATTGCGGAATATCCGGAATGGATTAGTTATGACTTTCCACCACAAGTTGTCAAAAAAATGTATCCTTATGACGGACAAATTCAGAAATATTTTCTAGTGCGATTACAAGAACAAAGAGAGATTGATATTGACACAGAAAAGCCCGAATTTGACGCATATAAGTTTGTAGGTGTCAATGATTTATTTAATCATATTACTTATTTTAAACGTCCTGTTTATAAACAGGTTTTAGAATACTTTAAAAGAAAGGGGTATTTATAATGCTAATCGTTCAGAAATATGGCGGAACAAGTGTTGGGGATTGCGAAAGAATCCAAAATGTCGCAAGACGCGTCATTGAAGCAAAAAAAGCAGGCAATGGCGTAGTGGTTGTTGTTTCTGCAATGAGCGGAGAAACGGATAAGCTATTGGGTTATACGAAGTTTTTTTCTCGTTTGCCAAATGTCCGTGAAACCGATATGGTATTAAGTGCTGGGGAACGCGTTACAAGTGCGCTTTTAGCGATTGCATTAGAAGAGTTGGGTTACAAAGCCATCTCTTTGAGTGGGAGAGGTGCTGGAATGATAACAGACGATTCGCACACCAAAGCACGAATAGAATCCATTGACACTGCACGTCTAAACGATTTGCTCGCCAAAGACTATATTGTCGTTGTTGCTG comes from the Helicobacter ganmani genome and includes:
- a CDS encoding RNA pyrophosphohydrolase, giving the protein MKKETKTYRPNVAAIILSPKYPLTCELFIASRTDIKNAWQFPQGGIDKSETPKEALFRELKEEIGTNKVDIIAEYPEWISYDFPPQVVKKMYPYDGQIQKYFLVRLQEQREIDIDTEKPEFDAYKFVGVNDLFNHITYFKRPVYKQVLEYFKRKGYL